TGGTAGCGCTCACCGTATGTTACAGATTTCATCATGGTTTTACCTTCCGAAAAGAAGGGAAGGCTCCATGGCGTGGGTGGTATAAGTTTTTGATATCAAACGGAATTGGTAGTATCATTAACTATGGGAGTTATGCAGGAGTCTTACTCATTTGGCCTGGCTCACCCTTAATTATTCCACTGGCTGTAGGATCTTGTGTCGCTTTGGCGGCAAACTATGTGTTATCAGCTTGTTACGTTTTCAAGTGATAGCAATGAGTAGTGTAAGTCGTAGGATTTATGGAAAGGTCCGTCTGGACTTTGTTTAAACGGTGTGCTTATTTCGACGCTTTCAAAAAATAAACGGATCAGCCCGTTTTATGTTCGGTATTGAAGAGTGAAGATAAATTTTTTTTGATTTTATATAATTTCGAAAAGTGAGTTTTTGCGTAGTGAAAGATATAAGCACGATTAATCCTAAGCGAATTTTAGTATGCCAGTTACGTCAGATTGGTGACGTGGTATTGGCTACGCCTTCCGTGTCTTTGTTGCACAAAAAATATCCACATGCAGAAATTCATGTTTTTACTGAGGGAAAGTGTGCTGAGGTCTTTGAGAATAATCCAGCAGTACAGCATGTTTGGGTAATAGATAAAAAAAAACTAGCTAATCCATTAAAAGCCTTAGCTTTTTATAGAAAGGTAGGAAGGTCCGGCTACGATTTAGTCGTTGATTTTCAGCAACTGCCACGTTGCCGATGGATGCTTTTATTTAGCAATGCTTCTGTAAAACTTTCCTTTAAACCACCATGGTATAATCGTTTTTTGTATACCAATTGGCCCGACTTTATACCTGGCGGCTACGCTGCAAAATATAAAGCAGGAGTATTAAAGCCTCTTGGCATTGATTGGGATAATGAGAAGCCACAAATTTTTGTAAGTGATGAGGAACGCGCAGAGGGGCGTGATTGCCTGTCCTCACTAGGTGTTAGCGAGAGCGATACACTGGTTACAGTCGATCCTTCTCACAGAAGGGAGACAAGACGCTGGTCAGCCGAATCCTATGGCAAGCTTATCGCTCTGATTGCACAGGAAAGGGAAGGAGTTAAGTTCTTCCTGCTCTATGGTCCTGGCGAAAAGGATGTAGTGGAGAAGGTTAAATCTGTAGCAGATCTTGGCGAGCAGTGTGTCATGCTTGAAAAGCCAGGTTCACTCAGGCTAATGGCGGCTCTCATCGAAAGAGCTGTTTTACATATAGGAAACTGTTCCGCTCCGAGGCATTTTGCTGTAGGAGTCGGAACTCCAAGTATAACTCCCCCAGGATCATCAAGTAGTGCGTGGACTTTTCCTTCACCGGAACATGAAGAGGTTGTGCCTGAAGGTTTGGAGTGCCAGCCCTGCGGAAACGAAAAATGTGCCAGTGGCTTGATGAAATGTTTGAATGAGTTGAAGCCGGAAGTTGTGCTTGAACGTGTTCTGGAAAAGATTTAGAAGTTGTAGTTGTAGTTAATGGGGTGTCAGAGTCCGTTTTAATGGCAACAAATTTTTATTTGAGGAAATGAATGCCAGTATATAAAAAACAGGGCTCATATGGTTTATGAGTTTATCGTTAACCGAATTCTTAAGGGAGTTTGGCATCAATTTAAATGGGGCGTGTACAGTTTTACTGACCCTATTTTTTACCTGTTTTTATCTTTCGGGTTTGTTGGTCTGTATGTACCAAGCCCAGATTTAAAGCTTTCCCTTATGTGGCTTTTGGGTAAGGCTTTTATTGAAGAACTGTTTTTTAGGTTTCTCCTTCAAGAAGGCATAGATAGATATTTCCGGTATGGTTATAGAGTAGGCCCTTTGAGTCTGGCAAATGTTCTGGCCTCGTTAACATTTTCATGTATGCATCTCATCAACCAGCCGGCTAACTGGGCATTTCTTACTTTTATTCCTTCGCTTGCTTTT
The sequence above is a segment of the Maridesulfovibrio frigidus DSM 17176 genome. Coding sequences within it:
- a CDS encoding glycosyltransferase family 9 protein; this encodes MKDISTINPKRILVCQLRQIGDVVLATPSVSLLHKKYPHAEIHVFTEGKCAEVFENNPAVQHVWVIDKKKLANPLKALAFYRKVGRSGYDLVVDFQQLPRCRWMLLFSNASVKLSFKPPWYNRFLYTNWPDFIPGGYAAKYKAGVLKPLGIDWDNEKPQIFVSDEERAEGRDCLSSLGVSESDTLVTVDPSHRRETRRWSAESYGKLIALIAQEREGVKFFLLYGPGEKDVVEKVKSVADLGEQCVMLEKPGSLRLMAALIERAVLHIGNCSAPRHFAVGVGTPSITPPGSSSSAWTFPSPEHEEVVPEGLECQPCGNEKCASGLMKCLNELKPEVVLERVLEKI
- a CDS encoding GtrA family protein; the protein is MADQLISNRFLRFCCIGGLGFVVDAGITYGLVALGAPSLWARIPAILVALTVCYRFHHGFTFRKEGKAPWRGWYKFLISNGIGSIINYGSYAGVLLIWPGSPLIIPLAVGSCVALAANYVLSACYVFK
- the mrtJ gene encoding JDVT-CTERM system glutamic-type intramembrane protease MrtJ gives rise to the protein MVYEFIVNRILKGVWHQFKWGVYSFTDPIFYLFLSFGFVGLYVPSPDLKLSLMWLLGKAFIEELFFRFLLQEGIDRYFRYGYRVGPLSLANVLASLTFSCMHLINQPANWAFLTFIPSLAFGFIWQRYRSVVPGTIIHFAYNAFLFYQFM